A genomic region of Coriobacteriaceae bacterium contains the following coding sequences:
- a CDS encoding PilT/PilU family type 4a pilus ATPase, which translates to MLLSELLKQMIDLKASDIFVVAGLPLTYKVNGRQVRMDGEALTPESTRTVVEAIYEIAGRDFSNFVEKDNLDEDFSFALPGIGRFRANVFRQRGSLSAVIRVIPFGLPDPEELHIPDSVLRLADLTKGLVLVTGPAGSGKSTTLACIIDRINHERNRHIITLEDPIEYVHRHENCIVTQREVPTDIATYAEGLRSAMRESPDIILLGEMRDAETIGIAITAAEMAQLIFSTLHTNSAAGTIDRIIDAFPAEQRHMIRMQLSLVLQAVVSQQLVPAIDGTTLPVFEIMVANAAIRNLIREEKTYQIDSIIAAGGREGMRTMDQSLFELVKEGKITPETALRHSIHPTALERRMETEKIG; encoded by the coding sequence ATGTTACTTTCGGAGCTCTTGAAGCAGATGATCGACCTGAAGGCGTCGGACATCTTCGTGGTGGCCGGCCTGCCGCTCACCTACAAGGTCAACGGGCGCCAGGTGCGCATGGACGGCGAGGCACTGACCCCCGAGAGCACGCGTACGGTGGTCGAGGCCATCTACGAGATTGCCGGGCGTGACTTCAGCAACTTCGTCGAAAAGGATAATCTTGACGAGGATTTCTCGTTCGCGCTCCCCGGTATCGGCCGCTTTCGCGCCAACGTGTTCCGCCAGCGCGGCTCGCTTTCGGCTGTCATCCGCGTGATTCCCTTCGGCCTGCCCGACCCCGAAGAGCTGCACATCCCCGACAGCGTCCTCAGGCTCGCCGACCTCACGAAGGGCCTCGTGCTCGTCACCGGCCCTGCCGGCTCGGGCAAGTCCACGACGCTGGCCTGCATCATCGACCGCATCAACCACGAACGCAATCGCCATATCATCACGCTCGAAGATCCCATCGAGTACGTGCATCGTCATGAGAACTGCATCGTGACGCAGCGCGAGGTCCCGACCGATATCGCGACCTACGCCGAGGGCCTGCGCAGCGCGATGCGCGAGTCTCCGGACATCATCTTGCTCGGCGAGATGCGTGACGCCGAGACCATCGGCATCGCGATCACCGCCGCCGAGATGGCGCAGCTCATCTTCTCGACGCTGCACACCAACAGCGCGGCCGGCACCATCGACCGCATCATCGACGCCTTCCCCGCCGAGCAGCGCCACATGATCCGCATGCAGCTCTCGCTCGTGCTCCAGGCCGTCGTGAGCCAGCAGCTCGTCCCGGCCATCGACGGCACGACGCTGCCAGTGTTCGAGATCATGGTCGCCAACGCCGCCATCCGCAACCTTATCCGCGAGGAGAAGACCTACCAGATCGACTCGATCATCGCCGCTGGCGGGCGCGAGGGCATGCGCACGATGGACCAGAGCCTCTTCGAGCTCGTGAAGGAGGGCAAGATCACACCCGAGACGGCGCTGCGTCACAGCATCCATCCGACCGCGCTCGAGCGCCGCATGGAGACCGAGAAGATCGGCTAG
- a CDS encoding EAL domain-containing protein, which yields MAQAETKHRAVQSNRYRARRIGFIAVAIVCAVLGIWLLVFNFGLASRTQQVAVQYVSTTQPVADILLVMSYDESEANTPRARDGVLDVMERSSVNVDVVYMDAYNAPLGSDAYNAWVSQLGQKVAQHGRYAAVICADDEALYFMENNHDSMFPSTPVVFFGINDFNHALYATSSGYMTGMVEQSYVGSMMQATKKLMPEATSFTAIIDETPAGIGNRAQFDKALKSFEGMTVTYINASQLTREELASSVAGTSKDTIVFLLDANNDRYGNVYSLDNTVAYITGACSCPVFRATIGGVGGGVAGSAFLDPENDGQRAAQLTIHVLNGTRPTEIELVKDGTLGYVFDQHVLSGYGLSTSNLPAGSSVINRNYFSFDTLMLVLLPVALLALAAFFFVASLRLGRLATARKPRPVPVPARAVTVPEVVSEPEKPQIAQSVYRDEVTGHHNMQWLAEFAQGSQANDIRALVEVEIVAYEDIVAAFGRTVSEGLLRCVTERMEGLEKAFLVRSAGAQFFLGFETEVPHGSHQIDFLEYLLRQPVTIDEDTIEFDTRMAVTNRQPGMTMDDMIAGSDYAIRQAREFGGGHSVVFYDDNMRHAMEDAREITALLRIAIRNEDFVICYQPQIDLRLNDVAGYEALVRLKNDEYPPAQFIHVAEMNGMIVDIDRIVAKRAIEQLATWKKRNKRLRPISINFSTAHLTRNDDFVDFLLSELAANEIPADYIKLEITEGFFSANSDQVEQVLRRLIDNGVTIALDKFGAGYSSFSDVMSVPVALVKIDKAFVDTFLVDGNDDNFENLVRLAHGLGKKVVVVGVEKKWQIEICRDLNCDIVQGYYFSKPLSPENAVQYRPSANA from the coding sequence ATGGCACAGGCTGAAACCAAACATAGAGCGGTTCAGTCAAACCGGTACCGTGCAAGACGGATCGGGTTCATTGCTGTTGCCATCGTATGTGCCGTACTCGGTATCTGGCTACTTGTCTTCAATTTCGGGCTTGCCTCGCGCACCCAGCAGGTAGCCGTGCAGTACGTGAGCACCACGCAACCCGTCGCGGATATTTTGCTCGTCATGAGCTATGACGAGTCCGAGGCCAATACGCCGCGGGCACGTGATGGCGTGCTCGACGTGATGGAGCGTAGCTCGGTCAATGTCGATGTCGTCTACATGGACGCGTACAATGCGCCGCTCGGCAGTGATGCCTACAACGCCTGGGTGAGCCAGCTTGGGCAAAAGGTTGCGCAACACGGGCGCTATGCGGCCGTGATCTGCGCCGATGACGAGGCGCTCTACTTCATGGAGAACAACCACGACAGCATGTTCCCGAGCACGCCCGTCGTGTTCTTTGGCATCAATGACTTCAACCATGCGCTGTACGCGACCTCGAGCGGGTACATGACGGGCATGGTGGAGCAAAGCTATGTCGGTTCGATGATGCAGGCGACGAAGAAGCTCATGCCTGAGGCGACGAGTTTCACCGCCATCATCGACGAGACACCTGCCGGCATTGGCAATCGCGCGCAGTTCGACAAGGCTCTTAAGTCTTTCGAGGGCATGACGGTGACGTACATCAATGCATCGCAGCTCACGCGCGAAGAGCTTGCCAGTAGTGTTGCTGGCACCAGTAAGGACACCATCGTGTTCCTGCTCGATGCGAACAATGATCGCTACGGAAACGTCTACTCACTAGATAACACCGTTGCATATATTACAGGTGCCTGCTCATGTCCTGTCTTCCGTGCCACCATCGGTGGTGTCGGGGGAGGGGTTGCGGGGTCGGCCTTCCTTGACCCGGAGAACGATGGCCAGCGGGCGGCGCAGCTTACGATTCATGTTCTCAACGGCACACGGCCTACGGAAATCGAGCTCGTGAAGGACGGTACGCTCGGTTACGTCTTCGATCAGCATGTCTTGAGCGGCTATGGGCTGTCGACATCCAACTTACCAGCGGGCAGCTCCGTCATCAACCGCAACTACTTCAGTTTCGACACGCTCATGTTGGTTCTGCTACCTGTTGCCTTATTAGCGCTCGCAGCTTTCTTCTTCGTCGCATCATTGCGTCTCGGGCGTCTCGCGACGGCTCGTAAGCCGCGCCCCGTGCCTGTTCCTGCACGGGCGGTTACCGTGCCTGAAGTGGTATCTGAGCCTGAGAAACCGCAGATCGCGCAAAGTGTGTATCGCGACGAGGTTACGGGCCATCATAATATGCAATGGCTTGCGGAATTTGCGCAGGGCTCCCAGGCTAACGATATTCGCGCGCTCGTCGAAGTCGAGATCGTTGCCTACGAAGATATCGTCGCGGCTTTTGGGCGCACCGTGAGCGAGGGACTGCTGCGCTGCGTCACCGAGCGCATGGAGGGTCTCGAGAAGGCGTTCCTTGTACGTTCCGCAGGCGCCCAGTTCTTCCTTGGCTTCGAGACCGAAGTTCCCCACGGGTCGCATCAGATTGACTTTCTCGAGTACTTGTTGCGCCAACCCGTGACAATCGACGAGGACACCATCGAGTTCGATACGCGCATGGCTGTGACGAACCGTCAGCCTGGCATGACGATGGATGACATGATCGCCGGTTCGGACTATGCGATACGCCAGGCGCGCGAGTTTGGCGGCGGCCACAGCGTCGTTTTCTACGATGACAACATGCGGCATGCGATGGAGGACGCACGTGAGATCACGGCCCTGCTTCGCATCGCGATTCGTAACGAGGACTTCGTCATCTGCTACCAACCCCAGATCGACCTGCGTCTCAATGACGTAGCCGGTTACGAGGCGCTCGTGCGCCTCAAGAACGACGAATACCCGCCTGCGCAGTTCATCCACGTGGCAGAGATGAACGGCATGATCGTCGACATCGACCGCATCGTCGCCAAGCGCGCGATCGAGCAGCTCGCCACCTGGAAGAAGCGCAACAAGCGCCTGCGTCCGATTTCGATCAACTTTTCGACTGCTCATCTCACGCGTAACGACGATTTCGTGGACTTCCTGCTCAGCGAGCTCGCGGCTAACGAGATCCCAGCCGACTACATCAAGCTCGAGATTACCGAGGGCTTCTTTAGCGCCAACAGCGATCAGGTCGAACAGGTGCTGCGTCGTCTCATCGACAACGGCGTCACGATTGCGCTCGACAAGTTCGGCGCTGGGTATAGTTCCTTCTCCGATGTGATGTCGGTGCCGGTCGCGCTCGTGAAGATCGACAAGGCCTTTGTCGACACCTTCCTCGTTGACGGTAACGACGACAACTTCGAGAATCTCGTGCGTCTGGCACACGGTCTTGGGAAGAAGGTCGTCGTTGTGGGCGTCGAGAAGAAATGGCAGATCGAGATCTGTCGTGATCTCAACTGCGACATCGTCCAGGGTTACTACTTCTCGAAGCCGCTCTCGCCCGAGAACGCTGTTCAGTACCGCCCGAGTGCCAACGCATAG